The DNA sequence AAAAATGTCTTTTTGACGCGTGAAAAAACCCTTTCGCGTAAACTTGAAGAAATTTTATTGGTTTATATTTTAGAAAATAATCGCATCGCAAGCAAAGAAAGAATGCTCGAAGTGTATTTCAACATTATCGAATGGGGACCTAACGTATACGGAATTGGAGAGGCGAGTCATTTTTATTTCCAAAAAAGCCCGTCGGCTTTAAATGTTGATGAATGTTTGTATTTAGCGACGATTATTCCTAAACCACGAAAATTCATGTACCAGTTTAATGATCAGGGTAATTTGAAAGACTACGCCATAAAGAATCAGAAATTCTTACGGAATTTGATGTTTCGCAGGGGTCTTTTAATTCCTGAAGATACTATTGGACAATTACCGGTTTATATATCCGGAAATGCCCGTTCGTTATTGCGAATTAAAGCGCCGGATTCAACAGCGGTTCCTGTTGATTCTTTATCAGTAGATGATGAATTTGATCTTTAAAAATTATAAAAATAAATTAAACCCGACAGGTTTTTGAAACCTGTCAGGTTTAGTTTTATATTAGGGTGCCGGATCGGGAATTATTGCCTGAACTTCGTTTATTTCCGTAATGATTTCTTTGGAAAGCACCACATCAATTGTATCGATGTTTTCTTTTAATTGTTCCAAAGTTGTAGCTCCAATAATGGCACTGGTCAAAAATGGCTGTTGTAACACAAATCCCATTGCCAATTGAGTCAGAGTCAAACCATGCTTGTATGCAATTTCCTGATACAAACGGGTAGCCTGTGTACATTGCTCACTGTTATAGCGCGTGTATTGCGGGAAAAGTTTGATTCTTGCATTTGGATGTTCTTCTCCGCTTAAAAATTTACCGGTCAATACGCCAAACGCTAAAGGAGAGTAAGCCAACAAACCGATATTTTCATATTTTGAAACTTCAGCAGAACCTACCTCAAAAAGACGATTCAATAAAGAATACGGATTTTGAACGGTTTTGATTCTTGGCAGATTGTTGTATTTACTTTCTTCCAGCAAACGCATCATTCCCCACGCATTTTCATTAGAAACTCCAATATGTTTTATTTTTCCCTCTTTGATTAATACATCAAAAGTCTCCAGAATTTCTCTGAAGTTATCTTCCCAAACATCATCATGACCGTTAAAAGCACGTTGTCCAAAATAATTGGTTTTTCTTTCCGGCCAATGCATTTGGTACAAATCGATATAGTCGGTCTGAAGGCGTTTTAAACTGTTTTCTACCGCATATTTAATACTTGCAGGCGAGAAATCTAATTGATCTCTCATATAGGTGAAACCCGGATTTGGACCTGCAATTTTGCTAGCCAAAACTACTTTATCACGATTACCTGATTTTTTAAACCAGGAACCAATGACTTTTTCGGTACTTCCATAAGTCTCCTGACGTGCCGGAACCGAATACATTTCGGCAGTATCAAAAAAATTCACTCCTCTTTCGAGTGCGTAGTCCATTTGAGCATGTCCCTCGGCTTCTGTATTTTGCTGACCAAAAGTCATTGTGCCAAGATTTATTTTACTAACTTTTATATCGGTGTGCGGTAACGTTGTGTATTTCATTTTTTTTTCTTGAGGTTCTAAGTTACTAAGTTTCTGAGGCTCTGAGATTGCCTGTTCTGAATTATAAGACTTCAAATATACAAAGGGAATTAGCAATGGGGAGTAGGACAAAAGTTAAAAAAAAGTTACACTTTTTTTTAAAGGTACTGAGGTGCTGAGTTACTAAGGTGCTGAGTTTTTTTACTTGAAACGATAAAAGGCTCAAGATTTCACCTTGAGCCTTTTTGATATAAATCTTAGAGTCTCAGCGACTCAGAACCTTAGCAACTTAACACAATATCCCAATCTTCCATTTCTTTTGACAAATTTTCTTTTGAGACTATTCGATTATATTTGACATCATCTAGTCCTTCTTCGACTTTATTATGGTATTCAGATAATGATACAGGGTATCCTTTTGCGTCACACGAAACTACTTCATTTAAATAATTATCAAAAACAGAAGATACAATTTGCAGCACTCTTTCATCTGCCAAATCCAACTGAAGTCTTATCTTATCTTTTAATTCCGGAAGTCCCATAATTTTAGGTTTTAAAAAATCAAAGTTACGAAAAACCAGAGCTTTAAGTTTTCACTGAAACAACAAAAGGTCCAAGGAAAATCCTTGAGCCTTTTGCATATAAATCTTAGAGTCTCAGCAACTCAGAACCTTAGCAACTTAACACATTATCCCAATCTTCCATTTCTTTTGACAAATTTTCTTTTGAGACTATTCGATTATATTTGACATCACCTAGTCCTTCTTCGACTTTATTATGATATTCAGATAATGATATAGGATTCCCTTTTGCATCATACGAAACAACTTCGTTTAAATAATTATCAAAAACAGAAGATACAATTCGCAACACTCTTTCATCTGCTAAATCCAGCTGAAGTCTTATCTTTTAATTCCGGAAGTCCCATAGTTTTAGGTTTTTAAAAATCAAAGTTACTAAAAACCAGAGCTATAAGTTTTCACTGAAATAACAAAAGGCCCAAGGAAAATCCTTGAGCCTTTTGTCTATAAATCTTAGAGTCTCAGCAACTCAGAACCTTAGCAACTTAATTAATACTATTCAGCATCTCTGCGATTTCATCTAGTCTTGGTGTTAAGATGATCTCAATTCTACGGTTCTTCGCTTTTCCTTCCGGAGTCGCATTACTCGCAAGAGGAGAAAACTCACTACGTCCGGCAGCCGTTAATTTTTGCTTATTGATTTTTTCATTTTCAGTCAAAATTGCCACAATTGCAGTTGCTCTTTTTGTCGATAGGTCCCAGTTGTTTGTAATTGGTCCTGAACCTACATATGGATCATCATCAGTATGTCCTTCAATAAGAACCGAAAGATCAGGATTATCACCTAATACTTTACCTAATTCAACAACCGCTTTTCTACCTTCTACTCCAACAGCCCAGCTTCCTGAATTGAAAAGTAATTTATTTTCCATAGAAACGTATACTTTTCCGTTCTTCTGTTCTACTGTCAGACCTTTTCCTTCAAAACCGTTTAAAGCTTTAGACAAGGTATCTTTTAGTTTTTTCATTGCGGCTTCTTTGGCAGCAATCATAGCTTCAAGTTCATTTAGGCGGCTTGCAGTTTTGTCTAAACGCGCTTGTTCTTCGGCTAATTTTTTTGATTTTGCTTCTAATTGCGCTAACAATTCGCGGTTTTTATTCATGTTGCTTTCCAAAGCATCATTGCTGTTTTTTTCAAGTGCATTGTACGAATCTTGTAGCACTTTGTATTTTTTTTGTTCTGCAGCCAGATCCGCTTTTTGTTTTTCAAGATCGGTTTTGGTACCTGCAAGATCTTTAGTTAATTTATCACGGTCTAATTCTAACTGATTTTTTGCTTTCTTTAAATCTGCATTTTCATCACTAACAGAACGATTTTCTTTTTTTAGATCTGAATATTTAGATTCCAAATCGTTGTAAATTTTCTTAGAGACACAAGAAGTTGTAGATAAGGCTAATACTAGCAATCCGATTGAGGCTTTTTTAATCATTTTATTTAATTTTTATTTGAGGCGTTTACTAATTTAAAACATCTTGTTTACTGAAGCTCCACGATAACCGTGTTTTTTACTTGTCCCTTCGAACAAAGAAAAACCACAGCATAATGCAGGGGCATCACTTGAAAACGTAATTTTTATAACAATAACGATACCAAGATTACTCAATCTCTACTAAAACCGGGCAATGATCGGAGTGCACGGCATCCGGAAGGATAACGGCACGCTTTAATTTATGTTGCAAGGAGTCGCTTACCAAATTATAATCGATACGCCAGCCTTTATTATTGCCTCGGGCTCCTGCACGATAACTCCACCAGGAATAATGATGCGGATCTTTATTGAAATGACGGAAGCTGTCCACAAAACCCGATTTCATAAAAGTATCCAACCAAGCACGTTCGGCCGGCAAAAATCCCGATACGGTTTTGTTACGAACCGGATCATGAATATCTATCGCTTCGTGACAAATATTATAGTCCCCACAAATAACCAAATTTGGTATTGTAAGTTTTAACTCGTTTATATACGTTTGAAAATCATCCATAAACATAAATTTATGGTCTAATCTTTCAATATTTGTTCCCGACGGAAGATACAAACTCATCACCGAACAGTCGTCAAAATCAGCACGAAGGTTACGTCCTTCAAAATCCATATGATGAATTCCGGTTCCGTAAATGACATTATTTGGCTTTATCTTAGACAATATAGCCACGCCACTGTACCCTTTTTTTGTCGCAGGATAATAGTACTGATACGGGTAACCCGCTGCTGTTATGTCGTCTACCGGAATTTGTTCTTGTGTTGCCTTTATTTCCTGAAGACAAATAACATCCGGATTGGCCTGTTGCAACCAATCGATAAATCCTTTTGAAATTGCGGCTCTGATTCCGTTTACATTATAAGAAATGATTTTCATTACAGTTTTATTTTAGGATTTCAAATGTAATAAAAAAGTGGAAAGTTTGCGTTTGAAACAGCAAAAAGTAGAGTTTTTTGTTATCTTTGTTCGCTGCTCTAATAAATTAAAAATAGTACATGGGTTTAGTTACCGCGAAAGAAGTTGCAAAGGCAATAAATGTTGACAAGTACGGAGTATTAGGTACTTTTTCGGGTTGGATGCTTATGAAGGTTCTAAAAATATCAACCCTCAATAAGATCTACGACCACAATAAACATTTAGAGGATGTTCCGTTTTTAAATGGAGTTCTTGATGAATTGCAAATTAAATTTGAAATTCCTGAAGAAGATCTAAAGCGTTTACCAAAAGACGGCGCCTATATTACCATTTCAAATCACCCACTTGGAGGAATTGATGGTATTTTGTTGTTGAAATTAATGCTTGAAAGAGAGCCTAATTTTAAGATTATCGCCAATTTCCTGTTACACAGAATCGTTCCTCTTAAAAAATACATCATGCCTGTAAATCCTTTTGAAAATCATAAGGATGCCAAATCAAGTGTGGTTGGAATTAAAGAAACTTTACGTCATTTAAGTGACGGAAAGCCTTTGGGAATCTTCCCTGCAGGAGAAGTTTCTACTTACAAAGATGGAAAATTAGTCGTAGATAAACCTTGGGAAGAAGGTGCTTTGAAGCTGATTAGAAAAGCAAAAGTTCCGGTTGTTCCCATTTATTTTCACGCTAAAAACAGCAAATTATTTTATTGGCTTTCCAAAATCGATGATACTTTGCGCACAGCAAAATTACCATCTGAACTGTTAACGCAAAAAGATCGCGTTATCAAAGTACGTATTGGAAAACCGATTTCTGTAAACGAACAAAACGAAATTGAATCGTTTGAAGAATATTCCGAATTTTTAAGAAAGAAAACCTATATGCTTGCTAATCCTTTCGAAAAGGATAGCAAATTAATCGATACTGCAAGTTTAAAAATACCGAAAGCACCTAAAAAAATCGTGACACCCGCAAGTGAAAGCGCCATGATTGCTGAAGTAAACGCATTGCGATCCAGCGATTGCCGTTTATTGCAAAGCAAGAATTACGAAGTGTTTTTTGCCAGAGCGAAAGCAATTCCGAATGTGCTGCATGAAATTGGTCGTTTGCGTGAAATTACTTTCCGTGAAGTTGGAGAAGGAACCAATGAGTCTATTGACTTAGACCAGTACGACAAATACTACCACCATATGTTTTTGTGGGATGATGATACCAAAAGAATCGCCGGTGCTTACCGCATGGGATTGGGTTCTGAAATTTATCCAAAATACGGTATTGAAGGTTTTTATCTGAATGATCTTTTCCGATTTGAACCGGAATTACATGATATGATGCATAAATCGATCGAAATGGGTCGCGCTTTTATCATCAAAGATTACCAACAAAAACCGATGCCTTTGTTCTTGTTGTGGAAAGGAATTATTCATACCACTTTGCGTTATCCTGAGCATAAATATCTTTTGGGTGGGGTAAGTATCAGTAACCAATTTTCTGATTTCTCTAAATCGCTGATGATTGAGTTTATGAAATCAAACTATTACGATCCTTATATCGCACAATACATACATCCGAAAAAAGCCTATAAGGTTAAATTGAAGGATGCTGATAAAGATTTTATTTTTGATGAAGCCGAATCTGACTTAAACAAATTTGATAAAATCATTGATGAACTAGAGCCGGGGAATTTGCGTTTACCTGTTTTAATTAAGAAATACATCAAGCAAAACGCCCGCGTAGTAGCTTTTAACGTCGATCCGTTGTTTAACAATGCTGTAGACGGCTTAATGTACATCAGAATCGCCGATATTCCGGAAAGCACTATGAAACCCGTTATTGAAGAGTTTCAAATAGAATTAGAGCGTAAATTATCTGAAAAAGAAGATTAGCGCTTTACACTAAATAAACAAAACCCGTTTCGAACTGAAACGGGTTTTTTGTTTTTTACTTAAAACGGATTAGGCTAACTCTTTTCCAATCTCGTCCATTTCATCAAACTCATCTTTCGGATCGGCACCATACTCATTTTGTCCATCATCTCCTTCCGTACAAAGTGAGATAAAGAACCATATTACACCTATCAAGGGAATTAAAATAATAAATATAAACCACCCACTTTTACCAACGTCATGTAATCTTCTCACCATTACTGCTAAACCCGGGATAAAAACTACTAAACCGTATAACCCTCTAAAAACTCCCAATTCCAAACCTCCAGGGCTTAAGTTAGCAAAATAATCAAGCACTCCTAAAATCATAGATAT is a window from the Flavobacterium cupriresistens genome containing:
- a CDS encoding aldo/keto reductase produces the protein MKYTTLPHTDIKVSKINLGTMTFGQQNTEAEGHAQMDYALERGVNFFDTAEMYSVPARQETYGSTEKVIGSWFKKSGNRDKVVLASKIAGPNPGFTYMRDQLDFSPASIKYAVENSLKRLQTDYIDLYQMHWPERKTNYFGQRAFNGHDDVWEDNFREILETFDVLIKEGKIKHIGVSNENAWGMMRLLEESKYNNLPRIKTVQNPYSLLNRLFEVGSAEVSKYENIGLLAYSPLAFGVLTGKFLSGEEHPNARIKLFPQYTRYNSEQCTQATRLYQEIAYKHGLTLTQLAMGFVLQQPFLTSAIIGATTLEQLKENIDTIDVVLSKEIITEINEVQAIIPDPAP
- a CDS encoding OmpA family protein; this translates as MIKKASIGLLVLALSTTSCVSKKIYNDLESKYSDLKKENRSVSDENADLKKAKNQLELDRDKLTKDLAGTKTDLEKQKADLAAEQKKYKVLQDSYNALEKNSNDALESNMNKNRELLAQLEAKSKKLAEEQARLDKTASRLNELEAMIAAKEAAMKKLKDTLSKALNGFEGKGLTVEQKNGKVYVSMENKLLFNSGSWAVGVEGRKAVVELGKVLGDNPDLSVLIEGHTDDDPYVGSGPITNNWDLSTKRATAIVAILTENEKINKQKLTAAGRSEFSPLASNATPEGKAKNRRIEIILTPRLDEIAEMLNSIN
- a CDS encoding exodeoxyribonuclease III → MKIISYNVNGIRAAISKGFIDWLQQANPDVICLQEIKATQEQIPVDDITAAGYPYQYYYPATKKGYSGVAILSKIKPNNVIYGTGIHHMDFEGRNLRADFDDCSVMSLYLPSGTNIERLDHKFMFMDDFQTYINELKLTIPNLVICGDYNICHEAIDIHDPVRNKTVSGFLPAERAWLDTFMKSGFVDSFRHFNKDPHHYSWWSYRAGARGNNKGWRIDYNLVSDSLQHKLKRAVILPDAVHSDHCPVLVEIE
- a CDS encoding GNAT family N-acyltransferase produces the protein MGLVTAKEVAKAINVDKYGVLGTFSGWMLMKVLKISTLNKIYDHNKHLEDVPFLNGVLDELQIKFEIPEEDLKRLPKDGAYITISNHPLGGIDGILLLKLMLEREPNFKIIANFLLHRIVPLKKYIMPVNPFENHKDAKSSVVGIKETLRHLSDGKPLGIFPAGEVSTYKDGKLVVDKPWEEGALKLIRKAKVPVVPIYFHAKNSKLFYWLSKIDDTLRTAKLPSELLTQKDRVIKVRIGKPISVNEQNEIESFEEYSEFLRKKTYMLANPFEKDSKLIDTASLKIPKAPKKIVTPASESAMIAEVNALRSSDCRLLQSKNYEVFFARAKAIPNVLHEIGRLREITFREVGEGTNESIDLDQYDKYYHHMFLWDDDTKRIAGAYRMGLGSEIYPKYGIEGFYLNDLFRFEPELHDMMHKSIEMGRAFIIKDYQQKPMPLFLLWKGIIHTTLRYPEHKYLLGGVSISNQFSDFSKSLMIEFMKSNYYDPYIAQYIHPKKAYKVKLKDADKDFIFDEAESDLNKFDKIIDELEPGNLRLPVLIKKYIKQNARVVAFNVDPLFNNAVDGLMYIRIADIPESTMKPVIEEFQIELERKLSEKED
- a CDS encoding DUF805 domain-containing protein; the protein is MIEWYKKVVFENYANFSGRARRSEYWYYCLASTLISMILGVLDYFANLSPGGLELGVFRGLYGLVVFIPGLAVMVRRLHDVGKSGWFIFIILIPLIGVIWFFISLCTEGDDGQNEYGADPKDEFDEMDEIGKELA